DNA from Natrarchaeobius halalkaliphilus:
TCGAGCCGAAAAGGGGAACACGACGCACTTTCGGTGTCCGTACCACGGCTGGACGTACCGAAACACGGGAGAACTCGTCGGCGTTCCCCAGAAGGGCAACGGCTTTCCGGACCTCGACATGGAGGAGAAGGGGCTCCACGGAGCACCAAACGTCGAGAGCTACAACGGTCTCGTCTTCGCCTCGCTCGACCCGGACGCACCGGACCTAGAGACCTACCTCGGCCCGTCGGCGTGGTACCTGGATCTGTACTTCAAGCTGGCCGATATGGAAGTGATCGGAGATCCACACCGCTGGGAGATCGATACGGACTGGAAGACGCCGTCCGAAAACTTCTACGGCGACAACTACCACGTCCCGATGGGCCACAAGTCAGCGATCGACGTGGGTATCGGAAGCGCGACGGCGAAAGGCGAAAAGGAATCCGAACTGTACGCGATTTCGGACGTCGGCGGCCACGCGTTCAGCATTTACCAGATACCCGGGGAAGACTTCTTCTGGGGACACCCTCCCGAAGTAACCGAAACGTTCCACCCGGAACGACTCACCGACGAACAGTATCAGATCGCGCGACAGTCCGGCGTCTCGCTCGGAACCATCTTCCCGAACCTCTCGTTTATCTACCTCGGTGGCTCGGACGATCCCGAAAAAGACACCGTCGGGACGTTCTGTCTGCGTCAGTGGCAGCCCATCGAACCCGGAAAGATGGAGGCCTGGAACTGGATTATGGCTCCCAAAGACGCACCACAGGAGTACAAAGATCGAGTCTACGAGGTCGGCGTCGGAACGTTCAGCCTCTCGGGCAACTTCGAGGTCGACGACATCGGGATCTGGGACGGCATTCCCGAAGCGGCCGACAGCGTCTTTGCAGAACAGGTAAACGCGACCACGGTCTTCTCGATGGGACGTGGCGAAGACACACTGGCCGAAGTAGACGACTCGTGGCCCGGTCCAGGGACGGTTTACAGGGAAGGCGGAATGACGGACGAGAACCAACTCGAGTTCTACCGAAAATGGCACCAGACCATCAGCGAGGCCCACTAATATGTGGGACATAGACGCACGCTCGGTTCGCGAATCGTGTGAGAAGTTCCTCTACACGGAAGCGCAGCTGCTCGACGACCGGGATCTACTCGAGTGGCACGAAACCATCATTACCGACGACATCGAGTACCGAATCCCGATCCGAACGACCAAAGAACGCTCCGCTGAAACGGAGTTCAGCGACGAGTCGTTTCACATGATCGAGGACTGGGGGTCGTTGAAGGTGCGAGTCGAGCGGATGGAAAACGACTTCGCGTGGTCTGAAGATCCACCCTCACGGAATCGACGGTTCGTCTCGAACGTCCGGGTAACCGACGAGAATCCGGAGAATGCGGAGGTGTCGATCAGAAGTAATCTCCTGATCCATCGGCTCCGGGCCAGCGATACCGATCCCGATCTGCTCTCGGCCGAACGTCGCGATACGTTGCGACGGGTGGACGGATCGTGGCAGCTGACGGAGCGAACAGTGTTGCTCGATCACACCGTCATCGGTACGCCGTCGCTTTCGATCATCCTATGACGAACCAGTACTACCCGACCACCGACGTCGACCGCATCGTCGTCGAGACGGGAGACACGCGCGTCGACGTGACGAAAGTCCGGACACCGACCGGAGAACGGATCCAGATCGAACACGACGATCTGGGTCAGATCCGTCTCGATGCGGTCGAACTCGAGGCGCTGACCTGGCAGGACGAAGCGTTCTTCGCGGATCTCGTCGACGGCGAGTACGACTACCGCAACGTCGATCCCCGTCCGAAATCTGCCGCCGATCTCCAGGTCAGCAACGAATACGCTCTCGCACGGCTTCGCGGAAGCGACGACGGTGCGGGCGTGTCCCTTACCGCACCGAAGATGGGGTACGGAATCGGCATCGACGCCCGCGTCCTTGCAGCCGTTGTCACCAGACCGAAGACGTTCTTTTCCGAACTGTTGCGAACGCCGTACGGTCCGGACGATGACGACGATGTCCACGTCTTTTAGGAGCTCGTGATCGGCGTTCGGTTCAAAATCGTAATAATCGAAATGTCTTTTGCAAATAACTTCCGAGGAGGTGATCATCCACGGCGTGGCGAAACTGAGTTTTTTAGAGATTTCTCGAAGAGTCGACGATCGAGGGTGCTCGAGGATCTTTCAGATCTGTTCGAGCAGGCCGAGATCGATGAGCCAACCGGGGAAGGGGAGATAAATGCCAAGTTAGTGCGCACATTTACGCGTGTATTAACAGATATGTGATAGGAAGTATCCAGGATGAACAGAATCCACGTTTCTGAATTCTGCTCGAGAACCCGTTTAAACAGCGTACAGACGTTCTCTTTTGACTGATCCTTAGCAAGCGTAAAGACACTCTCACCGTTGAATGTGTAGCAACCGATCGCTAGTTCGTCAAGCCCCATCAACTGTCATTCGAGAGTTTGATCGTCAACGAATCACAGTCAATGCGAGTTGTCGGTTACAACCTAGGGGATGAGCACTAGTCTATTCGAGCAGCCTCTGTTTCTTCTTTCATCTTCTGTAGATAATACGCATAATTAGTCCCACCAGTTCCCGTTGTATCGCCGGTTTCTTCACGAATGTACTGACTTATTTGTCTAAAATGAACTTTTCTGAACGTTATAAGGTTTGTTATGCAATTATTATACGCCCTACGTAATTCGTCTGAACCTTGTTTTGCTACGTATTCTTTGATGTCAGGTCCGGTATCGAGTTCCGTAATGGTATTACGATGAAACGGTGGCATATAGCTCCGCATGTCGTCAAGCTTCTCTATCATCTTGGTCGCGTCATGTTTAATACCAAGTGTGGCGTCTATCGATGGCAGAATGGAACTTTGTGCACCAGATCCTCCTCGAAGCGATTGTGGTGTTCCCTCTAGCTCGTTAACACCTTCAAATATGATTTCGTCAAACCCGTAGTAATACGGCCGATACTCATTTGCAAATACCGATGTATCGTTTCCTTCGGTCATTCGCTGCATGATTGAGGTTTGTTCAACGAGGGACTCCTCAATTGTATGTAATTTTCTCAGTAGTAATTCAGGATCATCCTCACGAACGGCCTGTTGGGCGGTTGAGCACGCAGTTATTGCGGGGCCAGCGGCGGCTTCAATTGCGACGTGAATAATTACAAACCAGCGTTCATCGTCGTGGTGTGTGAAACTCTGAATTAGGTCCAAGTTCTCAACCGATAAGTCACCATCAGGATCTTTTCGTTGGAAGTTATGAAGACAGAGAAGGTCGTATGAGAGAATGGGTTTCCTCCCGATCTCCTCTGACGTTTCATAGAGCGGAATCGCCATTCCAGCTGGGAGTACAGAATCGTCTTCTCCAATTAGTTGACCGTAGTTTACGTATGCACTTGCAAAAAAACCACTCAGCTGACATAGACGGATCATCTCTCGGTCGTTGAGCTTATCTAATAACCCAGCTGGTGGTTTCTCGAGAGATCGAAGAACAGGTCTCACTTCACCAGATTCGATAAGATCGGGGAGGTTGTCCCCGACCTGGTCCAACCGCTGTAGATACTCACTCGTCATAGAATCGTATTGATCAGTATTAAACGAAGTTAGTGGATCAGGCGTTGGTAAGAACCCACGCTGGTTGTCAATGCTTTCATCCAGTTTTGCTTCAGCCATGTCAATAGGATCCGCATCCCAAAGCAAGTTAATATTTTCTGGATAAGTGAATACGGTACTGGGTATTACTATCGATGCTTCTCCAATTCTATGCGCTAATGTACGTTGTCGTAGTACAACTTTTGCCGTCTGATTTGGATTGGCTGTTAACTCCTTGTTCAGAAGTGAAACACAAGAGCCATGTGTTACTATTAACCAGTAGTCTATGAAGTGTTAATAACCAAAAGTGGATCCGCATGAGAAATATACCGCATTTGCCGTATAAGTGGGACGTTTATTGGACCGATTCAGCGTACTTTTCGATCCGATCGAACCCGAGCTCAAGCCGATCGAGGCTGTTCGCAAAACTAATCCGAATATAATCATCGAGTCCCGGACCAAACCCAGTTCCAGGAACAGTTACGACGCCGTGTTCTTCGAGCAGCTGCTTGGAGATCGTAGTACTATTTCTCTCGAGCTCTCCACAATCAAGGAAAGCGTAAAATGCTCCTTCGGGTTCTGGGCAGACGACTCCGGGAAGCGATTCAACTCGTTCGACAACATAGTCGCGCCGTTCGCTTAGTGAAGAGAAAATCGATTGGACCGGTTCTTGATCTCCCGTTAACGCTGCGACGGCAGCCTGCTGAGATGGGGCAGGTGCACACGCAATTATACTTTCGTGAAACTCCAATGCGGCATCAATAATCTCACTATCGGCTGCGAACCAGCCGACACGCCATCCAGTCATTGCATAGGGTTTCGAACAGGATCCAACCGTAATTACATGCTCTGGGTATGCTGTGTTCGCGGCTATCGGGGTTGACTCCTGGTTGTAGATAATGTCTTTGTACACCTCATCAGCGATGACGTATGCATCATGGTTAGCAGCGGCTTTGACAACCTCTGCCGTCGCAGATGAATCGAGCACTTGACCGGTTGGGTTCGACGGGGTAGCAAGAAGAACTGCAGCAGTATCATCAGTTATTTTATCGGTCAGCAGTTCGATATCGAGCGAGAAACCTCGTTCTTCATCTAGGGGGACGTTTGTTATTTCTCCACCAGCCATAATTGCCTGAATTTGATAGTTCGGCCAAGAAGGAGTCGGTATAATCACCTCGTCACCGGGGTCAACAACAGTCAAACATGCCAATGCGAGCGCCTCGACAGCGCCAGCCGTGACGATGATTTCTGACTCGGGATCATATTCTGAGTCGAGATCCGTAGCGATGGCAGTACGCAGTTCAGGAATGCCAGCGCTCGTGGTATAGTGGGTTGCACCGTTTCGTAGTGCTTTCGCTGCTGAGTCGATGATATGTTCCGGTGTGTCGAAATCGGGCTCTCCTATCTCTAAGTGAACGAGGTCTCTATCACTATGCTGACGGGCGAGGTCGAACATTTCCCGAATCGGTGATCGAGTTACTCGCTTAGTACGGTTCGCTACCGGTAAGCTACCATCTTGACACATATTGTAAGGATCACAGAGAACCGACATATACCTTATGGTCGAGTGAGTTGTTGTCTTGATCTCGTTTCGAATGGTTCCTCGTTCACGATCTGTCGCACGAAACGACCGTAACTCATAGGGATTATTGTAGCCAACCGCAGAGTTTGACGCCCGTCCGTCGACGCTGTGTCTCAGTACGTTGAGGGAGAAACTCTGAACTCCTACGATAATCCCTATCACTACGTCACTTCGGAGCGACACGCTCTACTCGTAGCAATCCAAATCGACTTCTCAGCTTGTCTCCAGTATCACCGAATTCATCGATAACACCCAACAAAATTCTCATGTCGAGTTAACAGGTATATGGGCTTTTACAGGTACGTGAATGGATGGTTCGTCGATTTGTTCCGCCGAGTATCTCCCAATCTCACAGCCCCAATGATTCACGTGATACGCTGTATTGGTCGACTCAATTCCACCGCCGATCGTATCGTCTCTGGATGCCATGCCACATTTCGGGGGTCCTGAGTAACCGTAGCGCCTACGAGTGGAACTGAAGGCGACTCCGTTACTGCAATTCGAATCTCACCTACTGTCAGCGCTTGAGCAATCAGTATATATACTCCTGTGGGTATCTAACTCTCTAACTCTGCACCCTTGATAGGTACTTGTCTGCCACAATACGACAGATGTCGTAGTAGTACTTTAGTTATTGCCGATAATAGGTTGGCCATGAACTACACCTGTCCCCGTTGTACCGAGCAACGTGAGCTACGAGAGTATATCACCAACTGTTCCGTTTGTGGTTTCGTGCCAAATCAAGGATCTGATTGAGGAGGAACAATAACGACCATTCTCGACATTCAACGTACCGAAACCG
Protein-coding regions in this window:
- a CDS encoding indoleamine 2,3-dioxygenase, which produces MAEAKLDESIDNQRGFLPTPDPLTSFNTDQYDSMTSEYLQRLDQVGDNLPDLIESGEVRPVLRSLEKPPAGLLDKLNDREMIRLCQLSGFFASAYVNYGQLIGEDDSVLPAGMAIPLYETSEEIGRKPILSYDLLCLHNFQRKDPDGDLSVENLDLIQSFTHHDDERWFVIIHVAIEAAAGPAITACSTAQQAVREDDPELLLRKLHTIEESLVEQTSIMQRMTEGNDTSVFANEYRPYYYGFDEIIFEGVNELEGTPQSLRGGSGAQSSILPSIDATLGIKHDATKMIEKLDDMRSYMPPFHRNTITELDTGPDIKEYVAKQGSDELRRAYNNCITNLITFRKVHFRQISQYIREETGDTTGTGGTNYAYYLQKMKEETEAARID
- a CDS encoding pyridoxal phosphate-dependent aminotransferase, with protein sequence MFDLARQHSDRDLVHLEIGEPDFDTPEHIIDSAAKALRNGATHYTTSAGIPELRTAIATDLDSEYDPESEIIVTAGAVEALALACLTVVDPGDEVIIPTPSWPNYQIQAIMAGGEITNVPLDEERGFSLDIELLTDKITDDTAAVLLATPSNPTGQVLDSSATAEVVKAAANHDAYVIADEVYKDIIYNQESTPIAANTAYPEHVITVGSCSKPYAMTGWRVGWFAADSEIIDAALEFHESIIACAPAPSQQAAVAALTGDQEPVQSIFSSLSERRDYVVERVESLPGVVCPEPEGAFYAFLDCGELERNSTTISKQLLEEHGVVTVPGTGFGPGLDDYIRISFANSLDRLELGFDRIEKYAESVQ
- a CDS encoding aromatic ring-hydroxylating oxygenase subunit alpha, translating into MAQNRSGGTGGSRSSIDSKLERMADALEEGEALLEILHDDEVFERELEEIFAKSWVYIGHESEIPEEGDYRQRSIGKDPFIFVRDENGEVQVLWDSCRHRGTKLCRAEKGNTTHFRCPYHGWTYRNTGELVGVPQKGNGFPDLDMEEKGLHGAPNVESYNGLVFASLDPDAPDLETYLGPSAWYLDLYFKLADMEVIGDPHRWEIDTDWKTPSENFYGDNYHVPMGHKSAIDVGIGSATAKGEKESELYAISDVGGHAFSIYQIPGEDFFWGHPPEVTETFHPERLTDEQYQIARQSGVSLGTIFPNLSFIYLGGSDDPEKDTVGTFCLRQWQPIEPGKMEAWNWIMAPKDAPQEYKDRVYEVGVGTFSLSGNFEVDDIGIWDGIPEAADSVFAEQVNATTVFSMGRGEDTLAEVDDSWPGPGTVYREGGMTDENQLEFYRKWHQTISEAH
- a CDS encoding aromatic-ring-hydroxylating dioxygenase subunit beta, with the translated sequence MWDIDARSVRESCEKFLYTEAQLLDDRDLLEWHETIITDDIEYRIPIRTTKERSAETEFSDESFHMIEDWGSLKVRVERMENDFAWSEDPPSRNRRFVSNVRVTDENPENAEVSIRSNLLIHRLRASDTDPDLLSAERRDTLRRVDGSWQLTERTVLLDHTVIGTPSLSIIL